From a region of the Salminus brasiliensis chromosome 4, fSalBra1.hap2, whole genome shotgun sequence genome:
- the med19b gene encoding mediator of RNA polymerase II transcription subunit 19-B produces the protein MTEMFSSLYGQADTQGPSGPSAMGFGPGKQLAPPVAQNPVHMSVGIPHQLVDEGPPLRKPGAMNEPFYLLRELPMENELTGNTNLITHYNLEHAYNKFCGKKVKEKLSNFLPELPGMIDNPGLQDGSSLRSLIEKPPVCNNSFSPLTGAMLTGFRLHTGPLPEQYRLMHIQPPKKKSKHKHRHHRPQDPLPPETPSDSDHKKKKKKKDDDPDRKKKKKDKKKKKNRHSPDHPGMTGSQSSGSSLR, from the exons ATGACAGAGATGTTCTCGTCCCTGTATGGGCAGGCTGACACTCAGGGACCCTCGGGACCTTCCGCGATGGGCTTCGGGCCAGGGAAGCAACTCGCCCCGCCGGTAGCCCAGAATCCGGTCCACATGTCGGTGGGGATTCCGCATCAGCTTGTGGACGAAGGGCCTCCACTCAGAAAGCCTGGAGCTATGAATGAACCTTTCTACCTACTGAGGGAACTACCAA TGGAAAACGAGCTGACTGGAAACACCAACCTCATCACACACTACAACCTGGAACATGCCTACAACAAATTCTGCGGTAAGAAGGTGAAGGAGAAGCTCAGCAACTTTCTCCCAGAGCTTCCAG GTATGATTGACAATCCAGGTCTTCAGGATGGAAGTTCTTTACGCTCCCTCATCGAGAAGCCACCTGTATGCAACAATTCCTTCAGCCCTCTGACTGGAGCCATGCTCACCGGTTTCAGACTACACACAGGACCA CTTCCAGAGCAGTACAGGCTGATGCACATTCAGCCTCCAAAAAAGAAGAGCAAACACAAGCACAGACACCATCGGCCCCAGGATCCCTTACCACCAG AAACACCCTCAGACTCGGAccacaagaaaaagaaaaagaagaaggatGATGATCctgacagaaagaaaaagaagaaggacaagaaaaaaaagaag AACCGCCATAGCCCTGACCACCCAGGCATGACGGGCTCTCAGTCCAGCGGCAGCAGCCTCAGATAG